One Planctomycetota bacterium genomic window carries:
- the trpE gene encoding anthranilate synthase component I, translating to MTTIKVELKPVVREIPADLETPVSAFLKLQGNGARFLLESVEMGENLGRYSFIGLDALKNIKVFPDRMTVEEAGKIETLALENRNPLEILRQILAPLAIRHAGLPGLVGGAVGYIGYDFVRFLERLPNRLPDPLGLPLCNFYLASTMVIFDHVKHKMLLVTVAQENPHGKLAEVCDLLRRPLGPEWTSPRPAPRRAEFVSEFPADEFRAAVLKAKEYIRIGDIFQVVLSQRAHGEIHVDPFQVYRALRILNPSPYMFFLDYGDYQLVGSSPEIHAKLAGDQAVLRPIAGTRPRGRTEEEDRALERELLADEKERAEHLMLIDLARNDVGRCARYGTVRCTELYTVERYSHVMHLVSEVVGRLAPGQDQFELLAKTFPAGTVTGAPKIRAMEIIEELEKSRRGPYAGTVGYFSLTGDMDTCITIRTMLVRGRTAYLQAGAGIVADSDPEREWQETCNKMEVLKRAVAMAEEGL from the coding sequence ATGACGACGATCAAGGTGGAACTCAAGCCGGTGGTCCGGGAGATTCCCGCGGACCTCGAGACGCCCGTTTCGGCGTTCCTCAAGCTTCAGGGGAACGGCGCGCGGTTTCTTCTCGAATCCGTCGAGATGGGCGAGAACCTCGGGCGCTATTCCTTCATCGGCCTGGACGCCCTCAAGAACATCAAGGTCTTTCCGGACCGGATGACCGTGGAGGAGGCCGGGAAGATCGAGACCCTTGCGCTGGAGAACCGCAACCCGCTCGAGATCCTGCGGCAGATCCTGGCCCCGCTGGCGATCCGCCACGCGGGGCTGCCGGGCCTCGTGGGGGGCGCGGTCGGATACATCGGATACGACTTCGTGCGCTTCCTCGAACGGCTCCCGAACCGGCTGCCCGACCCGCTCGGGCTTCCCCTCTGCAACTTCTACCTCGCCTCCACGATGGTCATTTTCGACCACGTGAAGCACAAGATGCTCCTGGTCACGGTGGCCCAGGAGAATCCTCACGGGAAGCTCGCCGAGGTGTGCGACCTCCTGCGCCGTCCGCTCGGACCGGAATGGACCTCGCCGCGCCCGGCTCCGCGGCGCGCGGAGTTCGTGTCCGAATTCCCGGCCGACGAATTCCGCGCCGCGGTTCTCAAGGCCAAGGAGTACATCCGGATCGGGGACATCTTCCAGGTGGTCCTCTCCCAGCGCGCCCACGGGGAGATCCACGTGGATCCCTTTCAGGTCTACCGCGCGCTGCGGATCCTGAATCCGTCGCCGTACATGTTCTTCCTCGATTACGGGGACTACCAGCTCGTGGGCTCCTCCCCCGAGATCCACGCCAAGCTCGCGGGCGACCAGGCGGTGCTCCGCCCGATCGCCGGCACGCGCCCGCGCGGCCGGACCGAGGAGGAGGATCGGGCCCTCGAGCGGGAACTGCTGGCCGACGAAAAGGAACGGGCCGAGCACCTCATGCTCATCGACCTGGCGCGCAACGACGTGGGCCGCTGCGCGCGGTACGGCACGGTCCGCTGCACGGAACTCTACACCGTGGAGCGCTATTCCCACGTGATGCACCTGGTCAGCGAGGTGGTCGGGCGCCTGGCCCCGGGGCAGGACCAGTTCGAGCTTCTGGCCAAGACCTTTCCCGCCGGCACCGTCACCGGCGCCCCGAAGATCCGCGCGATGGAGATCATCGAGGAGCTCGAAAAATCCCGCCGGGGGCCCTACGCCGGCACCGTGGGCTACTTCTCGCTCACCGGGGACATGGACACGTGCATCACGATCCGCACCATGCTCGTCCGCGGCCGGACCGCGTACCTGCAGGCGGGCGCCGGAATCGTCGCCGACAGCGACCCCGAGCGCGAATGGCAGGAGACCTGCAACAAGATGGAAGTGCTCAAGCGCGCGGTGGCGATGGCGGAGGAGGGGCTCTGA
- a CDS encoding type I phosphomannose isomerase catalytic subunit produces the protein MPDRPLPLYPLRFKEIYKEKIWGGPELAKVLGKKGAGRRVGESWELSHREGDVSVVANGPYKGWTLDELLQEYRRSLLGDEHAMRFRRYPLLVKFIAAHDRLSLQVHPSDDYAQRYESEGVGKMEAWYILHAPKEARVIRGVLPGTTVAEFREHLKKGTIEQCLNVMDVKEQDVIFIPPGTIHSAYGGVVFLEVQQNSDTTYRLTDWGRVGFNKKPRPLDVEKAMGVTDFYSMGVSKYKPSRIPGYPYRRKLLIKCEKFTMESIELGRQKITEKANPARSVVHTVVSGKGKYLFGEKKKSSQPFKKGETYLIPAQLGEFDIVSQGQTEIVVSYVE, from the coding sequence ATGCCCGATCGGCCCCTCCCCCTCTATCCGCTGCGTTTCAAGGAAATCTACAAGGAAAAGATCTGGGGCGGGCCGGAGCTGGCCAAGGTCCTCGGCAAGAAAGGCGCCGGCCGCCGCGTCGGGGAGTCCTGGGAACTCTCCCACCGCGAAGGCGACGTCAGCGTGGTCGCCAACGGGCCCTACAAGGGCTGGACCCTCGACGAGCTTCTCCAGGAATACCGCCGGTCCCTTCTCGGCGACGAGCACGCCATGCGGTTCCGCCGCTATCCCCTCCTCGTCAAGTTCATCGCGGCGCACGACCGCCTGTCCCTTCAGGTTCATCCCTCGGACGACTACGCTCAGCGGTACGAGAGCGAAGGCGTCGGAAAGATGGAGGCGTGGTACATCCTCCACGCCCCCAAGGAGGCCCGCGTCATCCGCGGCGTTCTCCCGGGCACGACCGTCGCGGAGTTCCGCGAGCACCTCAAGAAGGGAACGATCGAGCAGTGCCTCAACGTGATGGACGTCAAGGAGCAGGACGTCATCTTCATTCCCCCCGGCACGATCCACTCGGCCTACGGCGGCGTGGTGTTTCTCGAAGTGCAGCAGAATTCCGACACGACCTACCGGCTGACCGACTGGGGCCGCGTGGGCTTCAACAAGAAGCCGCGCCCGCTCGACGTCGAGAAAGCCATGGGGGTGACGGACTTCTACTCCATGGGCGTCTCCAAGTACAAGCCGTCGCGCATCCCCGGATACCCCTACCGCCGCAAGCTCCTCATCAAGTGCGAGAAGTTCACCATGGAATCGATCGAGCTCGGACGCCAGAAGATCACCGAGAAGGCCAACCCCGCCCGCAGCGTCGTCCATACCGTGGTGTCCGGCAAGGGCAAGTACCTCTTCGGCGAAAAGAAGAAATCCTCCCAGCCCTTCAAGAAGGGCGAGACGTACCTCATCCCCGCTCAGCTCGGCGAGTTCGACATCGTCTCGCAGGGCCAGACCGAAATCGTCGTCAGCTACGTGGAGTAG
- a CDS encoding WD40 repeat domain-containing protein: MLVLALSLALAQERTDAAGDPLPAGASLRLGTARLRHDAPVVGLEFSPDGARLASSSHDRTLRVWDALTGKRLLLVEGHRGRMFALAWSSDGKRIATTGQDKTVRLWDAASGQEVGGFYGHEEHVWSVAFSPDGKLAASAGADDAIYVWDAATGQERAALRGHEGNVSAVAFAPDGAVLASAGLDGTIRLWNPALPRLLKTWRDADGAVQCLAFSRDGKRLAAGTWKGTVRLWKVAEGTPEAELRGHEGVVHRVAFSPDGARAASAGKDGTVRLWEVPSGRPEGTWPVSPLGVGSLAFSPDGKILAAGTGGGEVRVWEAATGRERLRPHEGGGAVAGLAFSPDGRAIAAGCADRSIRLWDAGTGASRRTLAGHAAELRAAVFLPVGGRLASADAAGEVRLWDLETGKEGGAWKAHADGVAGLAAAPDGRAVVTSGADRTVRAWDPVRGEALWTAGPFEEVPGPVAFVPGGKFLVVADSAGGFRVLEAATGRESRRFGGARAAARSLAVFPDGRLLAAAGGEPGVVLWDLERGKPHRTLYGHWDDAEAVAVSPDGRFVLTGAEDRTVRLWDAATGQERRVLEGHEGRIFAAAFSPEGRRAATAAGDSTILVWDLAGR, translated from the coding sequence GTGCTTGTCCTCGCGCTTTCTCTCGCCCTGGCTCAGGAGCGGACCGATGCGGCCGGGGACCCTCTTCCCGCGGGCGCGTCCCTGCGCCTCGGCACCGCGCGCCTGCGTCACGACGCCCCCGTCGTGGGCCTGGAGTTCTCGCCGGACGGCGCCCGCCTGGCTTCCTCGAGCCACGACCGCACCCTGCGCGTGTGGGACGCGCTCACGGGCAAGCGGCTCCTGCTCGTCGAGGGGCACCGCGGGCGGATGTTCGCCCTGGCCTGGTCTTCGGACGGCAAACGGATCGCCACCACCGGGCAGGACAAGACCGTCCGCCTGTGGGACGCCGCTTCCGGGCAGGAAGTCGGCGGCTTCTACGGGCACGAGGAGCACGTCTGGTCCGTGGCCTTCTCGCCGGACGGAAAGCTCGCCGCTTCCGCCGGCGCAGACGACGCGATCTACGTGTGGGATGCCGCCACCGGCCAGGAGCGCGCCGCCCTGCGCGGTCACGAGGGCAACGTCTCGGCGGTGGCGTTCGCTCCGGACGGCGCGGTCCTGGCGTCCGCGGGGCTTGATGGGACGATCCGGCTCTGGAACCCGGCGCTGCCGCGTCTTCTGAAGACATGGAGGGACGCGGACGGCGCCGTCCAGTGCCTGGCCTTCTCGCGCGACGGGAAGCGGCTGGCCGCGGGAACCTGGAAGGGCACGGTCCGTCTCTGGAAGGTCGCCGAGGGAACGCCCGAAGCCGAGCTGCGCGGCCACGAGGGCGTCGTGCATCGAGTGGCCTTTTCGCCGGACGGCGCCCGCGCGGCTTCGGCCGGCAAGGACGGAACGGTCCGCCTTTGGGAAGTCCCTTCGGGCCGGCCGGAGGGGACCTGGCCGGTTTCCCCGCTCGGCGTCGGGTCGCTGGCCTTTTCGCCGGACGGAAAGATTCTGGCCGCCGGGACGGGCGGCGGGGAAGTCCGCGTGTGGGAGGCGGCCACGGGGCGGGAGCGGCTCCGACCGCACGAGGGAGGCGGCGCCGTGGCCGGGCTCGCCTTCTCGCCGGACGGCCGCGCGATCGCCGCCGGGTGCGCGGACCGGTCGATCCGTCTCTGGGACGCGGGAACGGGCGCCTCCCGGAGGACCCTGGCGGGCCACGCGGCGGAGCTTCGCGCCGCGGTCTTTCTTCCCGTCGGCGGCAGGCTGGCGTCCGCCGACGCGGCGGGCGAGGTGCGGCTGTGGGACCTGGAGACGGGGAAGGAGGGGGGCGCCTGGAAGGCGCATGCGGACGGCGTGGCCGGCCTGGCGGCCGCGCCGGACGGAAGGGCGGTCGTCACCTCCGGCGCCGACCGCACGGTGCGCGCGTGGGACCCCGTCCGGGGGGAGGCGCTTTGGACCGCCGGGCCGTTCGAGGAGGTTCCCGGCCCCGTGGCGTTCGTTCCGGGCGGAAAGTTTCTCGTCGTCGCCGATTCGGCGGGGGGCTTCCGGGTGCTGGAGGCCGCCACGGGTCGCGAGAGCCGCCGGTTCGGCGGCGCCCGCGCCGCGGCGCGTTCCCTGGCGGTTTTTCCGGACGGTCGGCTCCTGGCGGCGGCGGGCGGAGAGCCGGGCGTCGTTCTCTGGGACCTGGAGCGGGGCAAGCCTCATCGGACGCTCTACGGTCACTGGGACGACGCGGAGGCCGTGGCCGTGTCGCCGGACGGGAGGTTCGTCCTGACGGGGGCGGAGGACCGCACCGTGCGTTTGTGGGACGCCGCGACGGGTCAGGAGCGTCGCGTCCTGGAGGGGCACGAGGGGCGGATCTTCGCGGCGGCCTTCTCGCCGGAGGGGCGGCGGGCGGCGACCGCCGCGGGGGATTCGACGATCCTCGTGTGGGATCTGGCGGGGCGTTGA